The genomic DNA ATTCTGTTTATGGTAGCTGTAGATTTTGGAATACATCAcaatagtactccctccgtttcattATAAATGTCACATttgcaaaaaatatttatcccaAAATGAGTTTCATTCTCAGTTGtcaatgtaatattaattacctttttattaattgaaCCCTCTAATTAATACTCGGTGCCTCGTTCCCAAGTCATTATCCTCcattttgcatttatgataataatgAATACACCGATGCTTAAAAAGGTTAATTTCATcaaattgttttctttctttaatttttaacttcttaatAGTGGAAGAACCTAGTCTATTTAACTATGGTCTAGCCATAGGTTAGCACACCACCTATGTAACTGATTTAACTGACTAACTCACAACAGTCAGTCACTGCCAAGGTGTAATTGGCAATAGCCAGTCATAGGATACATCTCTATAAATCAATAATTCCACATTGTAAAGTGTAATCACAATTCATAATCAAAGGAATTCAGTTTAGAAACTCAACAATTCTCTCTAGATTCTTTCTATGAACTTAGTTACTCTATAATTCTAAAATCGTATTTTGTGAAATAAGCTAGTACGGTGCTCTTAATGAGGCATAGGAACTAAATTTCTATAATAAGTTCTCTTGCAGCAAAGTTTTAAGTCTCATTCTTTCTTGCAGTTTTCAGCTAAAGATGCTCGTTTTGAACAAATATGGAAGAGCAGGAAAGTAAACAAGGCGACAGCTGATGAAAATGTGTTGCAAGAAATATGCCAGTTTTATGACATTGTTCGTGTTGATTCTGAAGAAAACATCAAGGAGGTGCAACAGGAGTAAGTATTTTCATCAAAGTTTGTTTGTTATCTTTATACATGGACAACACCATGATTATTAGCAACAAGAGTAagtatatatatagtaaataataataacaaaacaaagtcatgatatcttttttcttaattattgaAGATATTTTCATTAATTCAAATCTTAAATAAATAACCCTTTTTTCATCAATCCTTCAAGCTCACACACGCCCATGCAAATCCAAAAAATTAGGTCAAGTTAATTTTCTTCTCCTATCCAAACGTTCTTCACTGTCAAACATATTTCTCACAAATTTTgtgaagaacaacaacaacaaaatggttGAAGCTTCTGCAGCTCACATTAATCATTATCATTCTCAACAATTTCTTCAGTGTCACTGTGGTAGCGGAAATAATGTTCTCGAGGTATGGTGACATTATCATCAAATAGGTCATTTGAGTTTACACAACAAGTAATGATGATAtgtaacaacatcaacaacaatattacTGTTGTTGTTGGTTCTCGTTTAGGTCCTTTCAGCGGAAACAAATGTGGGTTTAGGTATTTTGGAGCTTGTTCTAATGCTGCTTCTAGTTGAGTTGGGCCTAATAATCACTGTGGATCTGGATCTCTAGTTACTCTTTTTAGAAATCCCCTTAAGACCTCTAAAGACCTATCTTCAATGTCAAATCTTCATTCTCAGCCTTTTGATCTTTGCGGCCTCAAAGTATTTCAACGTGTTTCACTTCATTTCATAGCATTGTCatgtatgtatataaattaattgaatatatgTATGGATAGATGATggattattaatttaaatatctttGTTGTACAACAAATCATGATGAAGCTAACACATTAATGGCTTGTTATTGGATAATCCATCATCTGTGTACATccattaattctattaatttatatatacacaTGATAGTGCTATGAAATGATGCAGAACACATTGAAATACATTGAGGCAAAAAAGATCAAATCAAATGAAGAATTGGCATTGAAGAGAGGTCTTGAGAAGGTTTCTAACAAGAGAAACTCGAGATCTAGATACTGAAGTTGTTAATGACAATCAATGTGAACTTCAAAAGCTTCAgccatttttgttgttgttcttcttcACAAACATTGTGGGAAAGATGGGCTTGACAATTGAGAATGTTTTGTATATACAAGGGACATGAGAATAAATTATCTTgacctaatttttttgaatctATATGGAGGTGCTTGGGCTTGAACTATTGATGAAAAGAGGGTTATTTATTTAAGGTTTGAATTAATGCAAATATCTTCAACAATAAATAAGGAGAGAGATCTCATGAActatgttattatttatttactatataGAAATACTTGTGTTGCTATATAAATGAGGGTTATTATTTATCGTCATAGAAAATGCATGTACTTGACATATGATTACTGCAGAGATATTTCCTTGGAGGATCAAAGACTTTTGTCTAGTTTCCTCCCTTTACTAAGAGAGGTTATTCCTAATGCTGCTGCAGAGGTTGAAGCTGATATAAGTGATCATTCCAAACAAGGTTTTTTAGTGATCATTCCTCAAGTtgcaacttatttttttatttaaataattgatgtattttctGGGTCAATAAAGACAAACATATTTTGGAGTTATCTTTGTGCATTTTATCGATGTTATAATATTATCAATACATGCCATAAatgatttgaaattattttttgaaagaatatctAAACTGTTTCTATCTACATGGTAATGGTGCATTGCCATACGTGACATATATAGAGGACTATGTTTATGACCTCTACACTGTAACGGATGAGACAATCGTTGAAGAAAATTCTTCACATTCTTATCCACTGTGAGTATTTTGTCCATACATGTTTAATCTGGTTTCTAATTCTTCTTGCTACTGACACTGTTGTGTATCGTTGACTCAGAGTTCAAGTTGATGAAGAAGATTATTTTGATGGGCCTGACAATTCAGATTATGAAACTGACGACTCAAATGGTATTTTCCTGTGCATTTTCTCATCTTTACTCTTAATGTAGATCACTATTGACGGGAAACTCATTTACACTTGTCAATTGTAGCTGAAGACAATCCAATGAATGATTATCCGGACGAGATTTCGGAAGATGAAGGTTCTGAGTGTGAATCAGAAGAAAGCAAGCATAGCGGATCTAGTAATGAATTGTCAGATGATGATGAGGATGTGGATGATGAACTTCGTCGTTTTGCTAAAGGTCTTACTTCTGATCCATTGTATGATGAGGATTTTGATGATTATGAAGGTCAAGGTGTAGGCTATGACAATGATGAGGATGGGGATGAAGATGTGGGTAATGAACATTGAAGGTGGTCTTACCGGTGAAGCTACCTGGGTATTCATAAATTCGTGCAGAAAAATGTTTTTCCTTTCCCATGTTTAGCATCGCGTAATTAGTTAacttgaacgagtatttttgaGGCAACTAGGCTCGAATCTAATATAATAGGTATTCACAAAAAtcaccttcatttttttcttcttcaaagtgTGGATATGATAGATATTCTGGGTTCCTAACAGGATATTACTGAGTAAAAAAACCTAGGATATTACTCCCTCCAATCTCATCGTATATTAAAAACAggttaaaatgttaaatattgttattatattcaattaattttcatttattattcacACTAGTGTAGATACCCGGCATTGCCCGGGTTAGTGCCTAAATAAGACCGTCTCATACATGTAGATATAGATACAGATGCATTATCACTGTCCACGTGCAAGCATACTGTAGTTTAGTTTAAGTGTATCTACCCACGTGGAAACACACCTTGAGTGGCTAGTAGCTTGTATTTTATAGGTGGAAGTACCAGAATAAGTGATGATCTATATATAGATAGAGATCGAAATAAAACATCAAATCTTACTCTactttctaaaaatcatttgcaTACCACACCTCAATTAACATCAGCTTATACGTTAAAGAAGCAAGAACATGGATAACACCTCAAACTCGCAAACATCTGAACATAAAGAGGTTAAAGGTGTAATTGATCATGACGACCCAGAAACAGTTTTGGAAACCAATAGTAAGACAAAGGAGGAATGCAGGTGTAAAGGCAAAGaggatcaaaatcaaaagacAAAAGGCCTGCCTCACCAACAAGTTCCACAATCTGAAGATTtcgaaaattgcttttctgacttCAAGAAGTTCCTAATAGCACATGGAGATGTTTAAAATACATcaagcggtagttaactactgctGACTTATAACTAGAAAACCGATGGAATACTGCTGAGTTTTTGGtcatttttatgtatttttaggAAATAATAGATGTCAAAAAAGCAAGCTTCGAAGATTTCTCAGTCGAAGCATTGGACAAAGAGTTTCTATCCATAGAAGCCTAAATAGTCCTTTTGACTTTTTCTCAAGTAGTACTTCGAAATTAAGCACTTAATCATTTTAAGGTTCTCTAAATAATTAGCATATAATTGGCTGTCTTAATGATAGGAATTAACTGCTTGTTATTGACATATCCCAGTTGTTTACTTTGTCTCTATCTACGAAGTCCTATTAATACTACATACGAAATTATTACCTGTTTTTATCATTATTTGGTAAGCttctaagaaagaaaaagttacgaataaaattaagtttatttaaatataCCTTTTACTTATCCCATTTACAATATAATTCATTTAAGTAAGATATCCAAATTTGAGCTTTTTAAAtggaaaaataatactaataccTAGCAGAAgttagtcatcaacaaaatggGTGGATATCTTCGCCAATAATACGATCAACAAAAATTATTCCTCATTTAACcataaaaaccaaaacaaaaaaaaatcctcattTTCTACATAGCTAATGAAACAGATTGTGTCGCAAGGAATGTAATATAAATCAACAACTCACATGAGCCATATGATTTAGGgatggacaatttttttttataaggaatgTTACATAACAAAATATTGCACTCCCCAATGTGCTCCTCCTCCCTATGCCAACGGCCTCCGCTACGACATCCACACATCTTCCTCTCACCCCAATCTAATGACACATTTTAGCTAACGTCACATTTTAACAAATTAGTTCTCTGCTAAATAATTATACAATCGTCTATCTGATGTTGGTATTCATAAATTcgtgcaaaaaaatatttttccttttttggtaTTTAGCTGACATTGTTTAGCATCGCGTAGTTTGTTGACTTGAACGAGTAATGGCTAttcacaaaaatcattttcattttcatttttttcttgttcttcttcaaaGTGTGGATATGATAGGATGTTCTGGGTTCCTAACAGGATATTGCTTAGTTAAAATGTTACTTCCTCCAATCtcgtatataaaaaaaaaggttaaaatgttaaatatcatttttatattattcacACTAATGTAGATACCCAGCGTTGCACGGGTTTATATACATCTCGTGTTGTGCCCAAATAAGACCGGCTCATACATATAGATATATGGACACAGATGCATTATCACTGTCCACGTGCAAGCATACTGTAGTTTAGTTTAAGTGTAACTACCCACGTGGAAACACACCTTGGGTAGCTGGTATTTTATAGATGGAAGTACCCAGAATAagtgataatatatatatatatatatatatatagagagagagagatcgaAATATAACATCAAATCTTTCTATCTAAAAATCATTTGCATACCACACAACAATCAAATTCAGCTGATACGTTAAAGAAAGAAGAACATGGATAACACCTCAAACTCACAAACATCTGAACATAAAGAGGTTAAAGGTgtaattgatgatgatgaccCAGAAACAGTTGTGGACACCAACAGTAAGACAAAGGAAGGGTGCAAGTGGAAAGGTGAAGAAGaggatcaaaatcaaaagataaaagGCATGCCTCACCAACAAGTTCCACAACCTCAAGATTTCTCAGCTGAAGCATTGGACAAAGAGCTTCCACCCACTGAAGCCTAAATTAGTAGTCCTTTTGGCTTTTTCTTAAGTAGTACTTCCAAATTAAGAAATAATACCCAACAGAAGTAAGTCATCAACAAAATGAGTGGATATATTACACCAATAATACAATTAACAAAAACTATTCCTcatttaaccgtaaaaaataagaaaaaaaaatcctcattTTCTACTTGGCTATTGTCACGGATTGTGTCACAAGGAATGTAATATAATCACATGAGCCATATGATTTAGGGATGGacaaatttttataagaaaaaggtATTTTCAGAAGTATAAGCTAGGAGTACTAAACCCAAATACAAATCAAGTACAGTACACGTTATAAACTCTCAACTCTCAAGGCACCCAATTGGACAATCGCACTAAATAATCACTTATCGGCTCTACCAACAATTGAGTGCAACTTGAACAAACACTTTTCTTTGCCACACTGGAAAATTACTTTATTCCTCATTATTCACATACTCCACCCAAACTGGAATCATATTAAAATATCTGCTtgaattttatttagaaaattgctttttagcTTCCATTTTTCCTCTAAGCCACTTCGAAAATACTCTCAATTCAACAATAGTTAACTGCCGTTAGCTGTACCAAAAAATGAAAAGCAATACTGCTGCatccaagaaaagaaaaaggacacTTTTAATTAGAAAATTAATAACTTGCATTATATGAAATTTGGGTACGTAATCTTTCACTTCCGACCAAAAAGAAACATGAAAGGGAATGTTGCAGTTGAACATGACAAAATGTGATTCTTGCTTTGTTTTCCTTTAACAATATAATTAGCCATAAATATGGATATTAAACCAATTTATTAAGAATCCCAATGAAAATAGTAGTGCGACCTTTTATTTAAGCTTCCAAAGTTACAAACTCGAGGTGTATCCTACTACTATAAAGTAATGTGAATAGTGTGCTGTACTTGacaaaatttaaaaccatgcAAGAACACATAACTTTTGGTTAAGTACTATTTTAATCATAATTAGCTTCATATTAAAACGAGTTTTCTTTAGCTAAATTGTAAAGTAGGGAGTGGTGGCCGCAACACAACACGATTGAAATGTGATGGTTTGGTCCACAAGTCTTAGGTATGTACAGGgccgtcttaacaaattcataggcccggttttaattttataagggatgcaaaaaaaaaaaaaaatctgggccccaaaaaaataaataagtcatttaaaaaaaatatatattaaaaatcacactTTGGTGGGTCTTGAACACATGACCTCACACTCAACAAAAAGTGACCATGCCACTAAAGCAAGCTGTACAGATTGaattaatttgcttttaatagatatataaccattattttcatggcttacatataaaaaaaaatattttgggccCCAAAAAATTGGAGGCCCGGTGTCGTCGCCCAGCCTCGACGGGCTATGGGCCGGCCCTGGGTATGTATGtgaacaaaattaatatataccaATACACGTTATAAAATAACTCTCTTTTCaatcttgttttttatttgtccaTTTTTAATGATCGTATGATTTTTGTAGTCTAAATTGCAAATATAACCGTAATATATAAGTTTAAGAGaatgtttattttaacttttagttAACTTTGTCAATAAATTTTTACAATTACAAGTATAAAAATTTACACAtgcttttaaatatttttcgtaTTTCTGAACAACCTTTCGGCTAAACAGGCTCCCTTCTTCTATATGCAGTCGATTTCTATCATTTCTTGAAAGTTTGCTGTATATATGTCTACACATGCATGCACCACAAAGTAAAACTTTTACTTTAATACCGGTTAATATCTTTTCAGCCTTAAAGTAATATCTTTATATCCATTTTAATCTTAACTTTACCCACACTTTATATACTTTGATGCATCCAAACCAAGTTTTACCCTAAATTTTTTGTAGGAAGGTAGTTCAACTATGAGAACAAGCTAACtaatatttaattgagttttaaGATGGTAAAAAAAGAGCCAATGCTTTAAGACAGAGATGTTATCTTAAAATATAGAGTATGTACACTAAACCAATATGGTACAtgaggagttgctaacataatCATTCGACCCAAAAAAATCCGTTTTCAACTTTTAAAGTTGTTTAGTTGAGAGGTAGTCCAAccctatatataaaaaaaaaaaaaaaaaaaaaaaaaaaaaaaaaaacagatgtCCCTCTAAACATTCAATGAATAATCTCATAAATGGGTCAAAATATACTTAGTTGTTCGATACCTTAGAACGTCTACCGAAGTCGAAAAACCAAATTACAGCtagtagaaaaaaaaacttttacactacaaaaaattattatatagcGTACAATTGGATATAATGTAAAATGGTTATTAATGTCACTTTAAACGATATAATTTCTCTCATCcctgtaattatttttttatataaaaattgtaatGGGTGATCTCATTTGATGTAGAAGATTGTGGTGGGGTTTATGGTGGCTATAGGGTATTGATAATTGAAGAAACGACTCTTTTGTCTCCATAATGTGACTATATACTATATGGATAGGTCCATGGTCCATATAGTTTGCACTATCACAAAGCTTTAATAAAGAACATCACGACATCCACACTAGCTAGCAAACTAGACGCTCCTCCTCGAGACAAGTTTATATATCTAACCCCATAACTCTCTTTTTATATCCAAAGAAATGAAATGCGTGTCGACTATTAGAAAGGCTTTCAGTTAGAAAATGAATATTTGAATTCCTTTATAAGGGTCTACAATCCACATTGTCTAGGGGTACACAACAAATGTTAATGTTAAATCCATTGTGTGCATGCGAAAGCTTGATAATTATGAGTGCCATGACAAACCCTTAATTTAATTAGGAAGAATCAACGTGATCATTTGGttgggatttttttatttttttgttcgaATTTCAGACTTTGCGTATACTATGAATTGTTTATATCAaccgagctaagctcacgagggtATTTGGTTGAGATTTGTACGCAGAGATTCAtcattaagaaaaagaaatcgataatcaaataaatattatttacaaaTACAAAGAGCACTCTAATCCAACATACAAAAAACAATCgcatcacaaaataaaaatattagtatttcGCAACAACTAAATTGacaacaaatgtttttttttttttttttttttttgtgttattccACTTTCATTGTATAAGTACACAAAATTCACTGCATTTGACAATAGTAGTTAatcctcttttattttattaaaataataataataaaaaataattatttttttcaaattgctCTTTCATAGGAACGTGTTTGTATGAGAATAAAaaggttattaaaaaaaatatataaattgattGATAAGTAATTTATaagtaataatattaatatagtagaattaattaaaattgcttatattttagattATCAAACATAATTATTTCCTACTTATATTCGAGGTGGGAAgaagtatttttcttttatataagaaaaaaaaaactgttgcAATTTTAGCTTGAAGAAGATATATATTCAAGAATACATGTGACAAAAAGAATCTATGTGTAAAAGTATACTCATTATCTCGAGGTTAGTTACTAATTTTAAACATCAAATATTAGTGTCTGAATAGTTGTTAGTGCAGTAGAAAGGGGTAAAACTACTATACTCTCTTGGCATGCCCCTTTTGGATGTTTGAGGGAGACTACTGATGGCTAAATGAATGGATGGATTTGATTCTTGAATTAATTGGTAATTTAAAATGGATGAATGTCCAATCCgtacataaattttataattctaatagtaaaaaataataaatcatttAGCTATTATATTAATTGAagtattatatttaaattaatttttatattgaaaaacttaattaaagATAAGAGTGGTTGGTGGTGAAAGTCATAGCAGTGGCCTGCGGCAGCTCGTGGTGGTCTAAGTGGTGCGGATAGGCTGCTATTGGTTATTGCATCtacttattttcatttttttatttaattatataattagtATAATAGcttcattattttatatataattaatctattagtattataaataaaaaagattaaaaaaaagcaATCCATTggatttcattaaaaaaatattcaatgatcgatatttaaaaaaaaaaaaaaaaaaaaaaaggtggatCACTAACCACCCTTAATGTTAAATATGGATAGATTGGAATATctattatgttaattatttttattttattgtggaTCGATTTGATGGAAGAAGGACAATTGGATTAAACTGCTCTTTCGAAGCGACCGttataatgaaaattttaattggTGGGCAAAGCCAACTAGGgctcaatttaattttatcccAAGTGATTATAAAGATGTGTGATCTTCTTATCTCTTTTGGTTATTTTGAGTTTGATATATTTGAACTAAGGAAATAACAAGGAATACAAGTGTGATTTCAAGCATTTGAAACAAATGTTTAAACAAGAGCTTGTTTCATATTGGATTAATGGATGATATATTAAACGAATCACATTCATCAAATCATACGTGCAAATGTATGGAGACAATGAGTGCATCAAGGACTTGAGAGTAGTGCTATCTCTTGTATTCAGCGtcaaataattaatcaaaaacCATATAAGAGAATTCACCATCATTTTCACTTTTGAACCTTTAAACCTTCAAGGGGCCAGCCTTAATAGAACTTTTAGCAGCCACACCATGAGAATATGGTTCATTTTTACAaccaaatgatttaatttttaatgtgtCTGCTCCTCATCCTTGTCATATGACcaccaaaagttgaaaattCCAAATTCATGACAAAAAGAGAGGATAAAGAGCAAGATTCTACATCTTATAGAAAGACCCTCAGAGCCCTACCATTTATTGAGAGGGGAAAAGTATAGTTATCTTTTTGGTTATAAACTTAGGATTCCTCACTCATCTCACTTTTAGgtccctttttatttttattttttttagtaaataggTAATTATCcttctgaaattgtaagtttcatcaattatcccctctgaaattaacaaaacttcaattacccctttgaaatttcacaacgttaatcaatttaccccctccgtcaaatttttctgttagtgaacatgacgttttgcaaatatcccctgaagttttgcacttaagtacaaaatgcccccaaacttaaaaatttatattatttttttcttaaagacatACAATTAacgattaaatattaaagctaactattaattttggagtttggaaaaactacatgcatatatacatcaaaatagggaaaaatgtgtatttttaaagtgacaataatggttatttctaataaacaaattattatttttaggggtttatagacaaattaataatcagttttaaatttatattttctccttcaccatcttagtcttttaactcatccaactccttcaacaatttgctcaaaccatttaaactacacaacccccaatattttcatatgatttgtTCTTGTTTACACACTTTATAGAAAACTTCATTCTAACTTCTTGTTTGTGCTTCAGGCAAGGACAATCATTCATCGTATACAATCTAGCTCACACCACAATACTATCAGACCGACATATCATATATAGCatattaagtaatattcatgtaaaaaagaCACAAATCATCAGCAAATGAAATATGT from Medicago truncatula cultivar Jemalong A17 chromosome 8, MtrunA17r5.0-ANR, whole genome shotgun sequence includes the following:
- the LOC11415633 gene encoding RNA-directed DNA methylation 4, translated to MAESCSAPSPAPAKPVVVRVKRKPFHSPLDAFWLEINERPFKRPLLDFGNLSISQSQSSSQNVEIHNKKVLVQHVETISSSDVTLDIVQSFVEPGSRSASESKPNVVERKNFFKKVKKQDQLLVKAKQEKQFSAKDARFEQIWKSRKVNKATADENVLQEICQFYDIVRVDSEENIKEVQQEDISLEDQRLLSSFLPLLREVIPNAAAEVEADISDHSKQEDYVYDLYTVTDETIVEENSSHSYPLVQVDEEDYFDGPDNSDYETDDSNAEDNPMNDYPDEISEDEGSECESEESKHSGSSNELSDDDEDVDDELRRFAKGLTSDPLYDEDFDDYEGQGVGYDNDEDGDEDVGNEH